A window from Citrus sinensis cultivar Valencia sweet orange chromosome 3, DVS_A1.0, whole genome shotgun sequence encodes these proteins:
- the LOC107174491 gene encoding uncharacterized protein LOC107174491 — protein MGKSKLALHNPPGPIKEPRIMKIPYVDHFPGRITSMCKLDVVVNAIREKLTRQQLKLFKDDIFGHFLQCRSYPFSGVIVHNILLRQVSHGDGNDKDELWFQVGDHLIRLSIGEWCLVTGLCYGEKVFLTKHKTNHRLLNKYFGGRIRDINLGQFEEIFMNLRFKTMNDTDALKIAMFYFADRVLHGRKDHCQINFNLLNEVDDINHFRSIPWGRLSWETIYKSIDNVLNGKAKKFKKASAENPLHRIEKYNFYGFTSAVHGFLKRSKDYH, from the exons ATGGGCAAATCAAAATTAGCATTGCATAACCCACCAGGACCAATTAAAGAACCGAGAATAATGAAGATACCTTATGTTGATCACTTCCCTGGGCGTATCACGAGTATGTGCAAATTAGATGTCGTTGTTAATGCCATCCGGGAAAAATTAACAAGGCAACAGTTGAAGCTATTCAAAGACgatatatttgggcatttcCTACAGTGCCGGAGCTATCCGTTCAGTGGCGTGATTGTGCACAATATATTGCTTCGGCAAGTGTCACATGGCGATGGAAATGACAAAGATGAGTTATGGTTTCAAGTTGGCGACCATTTGATACGGCTATCGATTGGAGAGTGGTGCCTAGTAACGGGACTTTGCTATGGCGAAAAAGTATTCCTGACGAAGCATAAAACAAATCATAGGTTACTTAATAAGTACTTTGGAGGCAGGATTCGCGATATAAATCTTGGCCAGTTCGAGGAAATATTTATGAACTTACGCTTCAAGACTATGAATGACACCGATGCGCTAAAAATTGCCATGTTTTACTTTGCTGATAGAGTGCTACACGGAAGAAAGGATCattgtcaaatcaatttcaatttacttAATGAGGTAGATGACATAAATCATTTTCGAAGTATTCCGTGGGGTCGTTTGTCATGGgaaacaatatataaaagcATTGATAATGTATTGAACGGCAAAgccaaaaaatttaagaaggcAAGCGCAGAAAATCCATTGCATAGAATTGAGAAATACAACTTTTACGGCTTTACGTCGGCAGT GCATGGATTTTTGAAGCGATCGAAGGACTACCATTAG